One cyanobiont of Ornithocercus magnificus DNA segment encodes these proteins:
- a CDS encoding glycosyltransferase family 1 protein, which produces MSRYVERLLAAWTPATSTPLPTQLRLRADGLAELSSDSYLPREQHSYWMRLLQSSALVQHAVPVQNLIKSLNPSLIYSPYTDRLLGICDRPQVITCHDLTPLYWPDSRRAYLRSRFWLPRHLHGADCVVAISRHVADLLLQKGLPAQRIAVIPNGIETAVEPLTVPAGPDLLLLARHARNKNIPLALRGFARFLALNPRWDGRLVIVGSTGRETPLLQRLEQQLGLESRICWYPNLGAEALEKKWRASFALLSTSWMEGFDYPLLEAQAHGLPTLASKIPVHEELHRDVALLVECSDDGISLAAQLQRLARDPSLWQQLSQAGLQNACYYSLERQCRNLHQLFGSLS; this is translated from the coding sequence TTGAGCAGATATGTTGAGCGGCTATTGGCAGCCTGGACTCCAGCAACTAGCACACCTTTGCCAACTCAACTCCGTCTGCGGGCTGATGGTTTAGCCGAGCTGTCATCTGATAGTTATCTCCCGCGTGAGCAGCACAGCTACTGGATGCGCTTGCTTCAATCTAGCGCTCTTGTACAGCACGCTGTACCAGTGCAAAATCTCATAAAAAGCCTAAATCCTAGCCTAATATATTCTCCCTACACAGATAGGCTGCTAGGAATTTGTGACCGACCCCAAGTAATTACTTGCCATGATCTTACACCACTGTACTGGCCAGACAGTAGACGTGCCTACTTACGTAGCCGCTTCTGGCTGCCGCGTCATCTCCATGGTGCTGATTGCGTAGTAGCCATAAGTCGACATGTAGCCGATCTACTTCTGCAAAAGGGACTGCCAGCCCAGCGTATTGCTGTGATCCCTAACGGTATTGAAACTGCAGTTGAGCCACTTACGGTTCCAGCAGGACCAGATTTACTACTGCTAGCTCGCCATGCCCGCAACAAGAACATACCGCTTGCTCTGCGAGGCTTCGCACGGTTCCTAGCTCTTAACCCGAGGTGGGATGGACGGCTAGTTATTGTTGGCAGTACAGGACGTGAGACACCTCTGCTACAGCGATTAGAGCAACAGCTGGGACTTGAAAGTCGCATCTGTTGGTATCCCAATCTCGGCGCGGAAGCGCTCGAGAAAAAGTGGCGTGCTAGCTTTGCACTCCTCTCCACTAGCTGGATGGAAGGATTTGACTATCCGCTACTAGAGGCTCAAGCTCATGGCTTGCCCACTCTGGCCAGCAAAATTCCTGTCCATGAGGAGCTACACCGGGATGTCGCTCTGCTAGTGGAATGTAGTGATGATGGCATTAGTCTCGCTGCACAGTTACAACGGCTCGCTCGGGATCCGAGTCTTTGGCAGCAGCTCTCCCAGGCAGGTCTTCAAAACGCCTGCTATTACAGCCTCGAGCGACAGTGCCGCAACCTGCATCAGCTGTTTGGCAGTCTGAGTTAA
- a CDS encoding glycosyl transferase — MTLQLLREWPPGYGGIERIAHELADVWGGMVFSLDAQPSYRTELDPLPVRYRRQTLPRLALGRLLIPWPSQTLWQLLKATEPLHGHLPSPGVLLILLLARLLHPQRQVTAHWHCFLESPPGFTGCLFALYQRFALLVIPYLSSVVTTSPPLASELELSGCPAGQVKILPCCLPAEQESAAMVLPPRQPTVDDPLQVLFIGRLDSYKRLDWLLEALATLSTSWHLDVVGDGPRRASFAALATKLFGPRVPVTFHGRLDEVSKLHCLAIAEVLVLPSDRSNEAFGIVQLEAMAAGLPALAFDYPCSGMGWVGRLPGLIWSQRPEDLATVLQRLAASPTLRVKLGCQARARYDRLFARPVWYWRLSKLFPTLSS; from the coding sequence ATGACTTTACAGCTACTCCGCGAATGGCCGCCTGGATACGGTGGTATTGAGCGGATTGCCCACGAGTTGGCGGATGTTTGGGGCGGCATGGTCTTTAGCCTTGATGCTCAACCCAGTTATCGTACTGAACTAGACCCACTGCCAGTACGGTACCGACGACAGACATTGCCGCGTCTCGCTCTTGGCCGCCTTCTCATTCCTTGGCCATCGCAGACTCTTTGGCAACTACTAAAGGCAACTGAGCCCCTTCATGGGCATCTACCTTCTCCTGGAGTACTGTTGATATTATTGCTGGCACGGTTATTACATCCGCAACGACAAGTTACAGCTCACTGGCACTGTTTTCTGGAAAGTCCACCCGGATTTACTGGTTGTCTGTTTGCCCTTTACCAGCGCTTTGCTCTACTAGTGATTCCTTATCTATCGAGCGTGGTCACTACCTCGCCACCACTAGCTAGCGAGCTCGAACTCAGTGGCTGTCCAGCTGGACAGGTCAAAATCCTGCCTTGCTGCTTGCCAGCAGAGCAGGAATCTGCAGCAATGGTCTTGCCCCCTCGTCAACCCACCGTTGATGATCCACTGCAGGTCTTATTTATTGGTCGACTTGATAGCTACAAGCGCCTAGATTGGTTGCTAGAAGCTCTAGCAACTTTGTCTACATCCTGGCACCTGGATGTAGTAGGAGATGGTCCACGACGGGCTAGTTTTGCTGCATTAGCCACAAAGTTATTTGGGCCGCGAGTACCTGTCACTTTTCACGGCCGCTTAGATGAAGTGTCTAAGCTTCATTGCCTAGCTATAGCTGAGGTCTTAGTACTACCTTCAGACCGCAGCAATGAAGCCTTTGGCATTGTGCAGCTGGAAGCTATGGCGGCTGGGCTGCCAGCTCTGGCTTTTGACTATCCATGCTCTGGCATGGGGTGGGTTGGACGATTGCCTGGCTTGATCTGGTCGCAGCGGCCTGAAGACCTAGCAACGGTATTGCAGCGCCTAGCAGCCAGCCCAACACTTCGTGTTAAGCTTGGCTGCCAAGCTCGCGCTCGCTATGATCGGTTATTTGCTCGGCCCGTATGGTATTGGCGTCTCAGTAAACTTTTTCCAACACTAAGTTCATAG
- a CDS encoding glycosyltransferase family 2 protein: MHRSGTSLLSGVLQQLGAAFPGEMIASDTYNPEGYFEWRQVVDIQERLLVDLNRWWPSPEGALALPKGWLQHPATQAASRQLHELLAAVASLQSSPWVIKDPRCSRLLPLWSQLTTELDLPLRLLLAVRNPAEVVHSLLRRDGPLTGLDTNQGQQIWWRHNLEVIHATRLSSSPLAVFDFECWFNNPEAQIQDLLKACPEIKPRADQCQAALEMIHPEYCHSLKVAALPLLPPVRRLYRLLKQRPLPQRWPTAEPPATLRLNLQAKSAAIQASATDPTAWPDLLIQWRNYPAPRFAKHVQLAPEFLISSCGLSWCELWPHLLLQHLPLPELKYIYLDSNCSNHHQLCLRSIDRAASINPTKDELVKFITLNLELPPPERAAHWLAHMHAQQLIWDPDPARVRLLRTLGLPAWWLDPSAPNNGWMQQSLATDPNRWASELGLPPPIASALVVLGPGGADWEKGLAAETALGKQIKPTIAYLPGWPDLIVATPTAGLIRAGWLAAAAHTAARLIEASTTKASVDWTLLDGLQAPPLVLGQPFTPLELRALHAGKRLMAAARDVPSPPTEELFHWKSSELPRAAVLVSSYNYADRIGKALDSVLAQQQSELELIVVDDASADGGASVIQNWMQEHIGHRHPFQRMLLLRHQHNAGLAATRNTAFTAAHSSWCFVLDADNALYPGAVSVCLSLAEAGGNSLAVVHPLIAIKSEPGQLEKQHVLIGCQSWQRDRFLSGNYIDAMALVRRSAWQAVDGYSDIADGWEDYDFWCKLVAAGWNGIQCPQVLAIYHSHIDSMSQTVTRRSWRPLSRTLQVRHPWLKLPLAQP; encoded by the coding sequence ATGCATCGTAGTGGTACATCCCTCCTCAGTGGTGTGCTACAGCAACTTGGGGCTGCTTTTCCAGGAGAAATGATTGCCAGTGACACCTATAATCCGGAGGGTTATTTCGAGTGGCGACAAGTAGTTGATATACAAGAGAGGCTACTAGTCGACCTCAACCGCTGGTGGCCTTCCCCGGAAGGCGCATTAGCCCTTCCTAAAGGCTGGCTACAGCACCCTGCTACACAAGCTGCCAGTCGGCAGCTTCATGAACTCTTGGCTGCTGTAGCCAGCCTGCAATCAAGCCCTTGGGTTATTAAAGACCCTCGTTGCAGCCGTTTGTTGCCCCTCTGGTCACAGCTTACTACCGAGCTTGATTTACCTCTACGACTGTTGCTAGCAGTTCGTAATCCTGCTGAGGTTGTGCACTCGTTATTACGACGTGATGGTCCTCTCACTGGCCTGGATACCAATCAAGGCCAACAAATCTGGTGGCGACACAACCTTGAGGTAATTCACGCTACTCGCTTGTCATCATCTCCCCTTGCAGTTTTCGACTTTGAGTGCTGGTTTAATAACCCTGAAGCTCAAATACAAGACCTTTTAAAGGCTTGCCCAGAAATTAAGCCTAGAGCAGATCAGTGCCAAGCAGCGCTAGAAATGATACACCCAGAATACTGTCATAGTCTTAAAGTTGCTGCTTTGCCGCTGTTGCCACCTGTACGGCGACTATACAGGCTTCTAAAGCAGAGGCCCCTACCACAACGCTGGCCGACAGCTGAGCCTCCTGCAACTCTGCGCCTCAATTTACAAGCAAAAAGCGCAGCAATACAAGCATCAGCAACTGACCCTACTGCATGGCCAGATCTGCTCATACAGTGGCGCAATTACCCGGCACCACGCTTTGCAAAGCATGTGCAGCTCGCCCCAGAATTCTTGATTAGTAGCTGTGGTCTTTCTTGGTGCGAGTTGTGGCCTCACTTGCTGCTACAACACTTGCCACTACCGGAACTTAAGTACATTTATCTAGATTCTAACTGCAGTAACCACCACCAGTTGTGTCTGCGAAGTATAGACCGAGCTGCTTCTATAAATCCTACAAAGGATGAACTTGTTAAGTTCATAACTCTCAATCTTGAACTACCGCCGCCAGAGCGAGCTGCGCACTGGCTTGCTCATATGCATGCTCAGCAACTGATATGGGATCCTGACCCAGCTCGTGTCCGGCTGCTGCGGACCCTTGGTTTGCCTGCGTGGTGGCTAGATCCTTCAGCACCAAACAATGGCTGGATGCAACAGTCTCTAGCAACTGATCCAAATCGTTGGGCATCAGAGCTGGGTTTGCCACCACCTATAGCTAGTGCTCTTGTAGTGCTTGGTCCAGGAGGAGCAGACTGGGAAAAAGGCTTAGCAGCAGAAACAGCATTAGGAAAGCAAATCAAGCCGACCATTGCTTATCTGCCAGGTTGGCCTGACTTGATCGTAGCTACACCGACTGCGGGTTTGATCCGGGCTGGCTGGCTGGCCGCCGCCGCTCACACCGCCGCCCGCCTGATTGAAGCCTCAACTACCAAAGCATCAGTAGACTGGACTTTGCTTGATGGTTTGCAAGCTCCGCCATTGGTGTTGGGCCAGCCTTTCACGCCACTAGAGCTAAGAGCACTACACGCAGGCAAGAGGCTGATGGCAGCTGCTAGAGATGTTCCCTCGCCACCTACGGAAGAATTATTTCACTGGAAAAGTAGTGAACTGCCACGGGCAGCAGTATTAGTGAGTTCATATAACTATGCAGACCGCATCGGAAAAGCACTAGATAGTGTACTCGCGCAGCAGCAGTCAGAGCTAGAGCTAATTGTCGTCGATGACGCCTCTGCTGATGGGGGAGCCTCCGTTATTCAGAATTGGATGCAGGAACACATCGGCCATCGTCATCCTTTTCAAAGAATGCTGTTGCTTCGTCACCAACACAACGCTGGCCTAGCCGCGACCCGCAACACCGCTTTCACAGCAGCTCATTCATCCTGGTGTTTTGTACTAGACGCTGATAATGCGCTCTACCCTGGCGCTGTCAGCGTCTGTCTAAGTCTAGCTGAGGCTGGCGGTAACTCTCTGGCTGTAGTTCACCCATTAATAGCTATTAAGTCCGAGCCAGGCCAGCTAGAAAAACAACATGTTCTCATAGGGTGCCAGTCCTGGCAGCGAGACCGTTTTCTATCTGGCAACTATATAGACGCTATGGCACTTGTGCGGCGTAGCGCCTGGCAAGCTGTTGATGGTTACAGTGACATTGCTGATGGTTGGGAAGATTACGACTTTTGGTGCAAGCTCGTGGCGGCTGGCTGGAACGGTATTCAGTGTCCCCAGGTGCTCGCTATCTATCACAGCCACATCGACTCTATGAGCCAAACAGTAACTAGACGTTCCTGGCGTCCTCTCTCACGCACCCTACAAGTGCGGCATCCCTGGCTAAAGTTACCCTTGGCACAACCATGA
- a CDS encoding sulfotransferase has translation MGETSLFNHVQLCHFRLPHFLVIGTQRGGTTSLQKLLEQHPDVYLPSHKEVHYFTLHAEQSVAWYSTHYTSSSWEQQRGDITPYYLFHPEAPRRIFRLLPSAKLIVLLRDPANRALSQFFHARRHGFEKLNIRAALEAEPERLASGSLYSHQKHSYVARSCYLEQMDRYEALFSRHQILVLRSEDLFQNPGEVWSQIQYFLQLRYQPLPIPVIHANAGQGEASVLDPEVRAGLRAKLANTVAGVRARYGFDWDW, from the coding sequence ATGGGAGAGACCAGTCTCTTCAATCACGTGCAGCTTTGCCATTTTCGTTTACCTCACTTTTTGGTAATTGGAACTCAGAGAGGAGGTACCACTAGTCTCCAAAAGCTGCTGGAGCAGCACCCTGATGTGTACCTTCCATCTCATAAAGAGGTTCACTACTTCACCCTACATGCGGAGCAGTCAGTGGCATGGTATAGTACACACTATACCAGTTCATCGTGGGAACAACAGCGTGGTGATATAACGCCTTACTATTTGTTTCATCCCGAAGCACCACGGCGAATCTTTAGGTTGCTACCAAGTGCAAAGCTGATTGTCCTATTGCGTGATCCGGCAAACCGTGCACTCTCTCAATTTTTTCATGCCCGCCGTCACGGTTTTGAGAAGCTGAACATTAGAGCAGCTCTAGAAGCTGAACCAGAGCGACTGGCTAGTGGCAGTCTTTACAGTCACCAAAAGCACAGCTATGTGGCCCGCAGCTGTTACCTAGAACAGATGGATCGCTATGAGGCTCTATTCTCACGACACCAAATCTTGGTGTTGCGCAGCGAAGATTTATTCCAGAACCCCGGAGAGGTCTGGAGCCAAATCCAGTACTTCCTACAGCTGCGATACCAACCCCTACCAATTCCGGTTATACATGCCAATGCTGGTCAGGGTGAGGCTTCAGTTTTAGATCCAGAGGTTAGAGCAGGTCTCAGAGCAAAACTTGCTAACACTGTTGCGGGAGTAAGAGCACGCTATGGATTTGATTGGGATTGGTGA
- a CDS encoding hemolysin D — protein sequence MLLPQEHTVIVRQTAKCGQVFLLSLLGLGVVSLSIAWCYRIDEIVTVRGRLVPQQGSVEVKSPISGQLAAVLVDNGEQVTEGEILLRFDLRGAKLEEQALSQQLQLEQRRVRDQLQSNAQRQKTLKRNIDLTRRILNKLKILENGGAISEVQTLRQANQLESQKDELIQLQTHYRELLNESNSRNTTLQSRLNQVRNELRNELIKAPVSGTVFGLTADNSRYVATNAEPLLKIVPKGQLNGTVSVGNKDIGFIRAGQAVKVRVDSFPYTKYGEIDGSISYISADALPPNQLISQYHFPVDLKLESSQLITREGMLIPLQSGMTITTNLKLRDRRLIELLSDLFTSRGESLKRLRQP from the coding sequence GTGCTGCTGCCGCAAGAGCATACGGTAATAGTGCGGCAAACCGCAAAATGCGGCCAGGTTTTTCTTCTATCTCTACTCGGACTAGGAGTAGTAAGCCTTAGCATAGCCTGGTGTTACCGAATCGATGAAATAGTTACTGTTCGAGGAAGACTTGTGCCACAACAAGGTAGTGTTGAGGTCAAAAGTCCGATAAGTGGTCAGCTGGCGGCAGTACTTGTAGATAATGGTGAACAGGTCACAGAAGGGGAAATACTGCTGCGCTTTGACTTGAGAGGAGCAAAACTTGAGGAGCAAGCTCTTAGCCAGCAGCTTCAGCTAGAGCAAAGACGAGTTAGGGATCAACTACAGAGCAACGCCCAACGTCAAAAGACTCTAAAACGCAACATCGATTTAACAAGAAGAATCCTTAATAAACTAAAGATCTTAGAGAATGGAGGTGCTATTAGCGAAGTGCAGACATTGCGTCAGGCTAACCAGCTAGAATCCCAAAAAGATGAGCTAATACAGCTTCAGACCCATTATAGAGAGCTCCTAAATGAGAGCAACAGTCGCAATACAACACTACAAAGTAGACTGAATCAAGTACGTAACGAACTACGTAACGAACTAATTAAGGCTCCTGTTAGTGGTACAGTCTTCGGCTTGACAGCTGACAACAGTCGTTATGTAGCTACAAATGCTGAACCGCTATTGAAGATTGTGCCCAAGGGCCAGCTCAATGGCACAGTAAGTGTGGGCAACAAAGATATAGGCTTCATTCGAGCTGGCCAGGCAGTAAAAGTACGTGTAGACTCTTTCCCATATACTAAATATGGAGAAATTGATGGATCTATTAGTTATATTAGTGCCGATGCTTTGCCCCCCAATCAACTAATCAGTCAATATCACTTTCCAGTAGACCTGAAGCTTGAGAGCTCTCAACTAATAACTAGAGAAGGTATGCTTATCCCCCTTCAATCTGGCATGACAATTACTACCAACCTGAAGCTACGAGACCGACGACTGATTGAGCTACTTAGTGATCTGTTCACCAGCCGCGGTGAAAGTCTAAAGCGTTTACGACAACCATAA
- a CDS encoding parvulin-like peptidyl-prolyl isomerase, with translation MTGNCSSIEPVLWLDKHTVDSKKLLDTLRRQGHMASLVQELVLEKELETVNLGLEEEQRLLKEFRSTKNLEDSDSYLDFLNRSQLDETLLLQSLSRPYKVVRYREQRWGHCTNTLYLKNKERYDRIVYRCLEAIDADVMQEVFFRLKDREDSWENLACQFPGAKPDANARQGPVLAADIEPKLLQALRYAGPGRVIKPLSLGTKIVVAELESLKASHLDSELRTRILREEFNSWLKKECARVLRKLRYS, from the coding sequence ATGACTGGTAACTGTAGTAGCATAGAACCAGTACTATGGCTAGATAAACATACTGTTGACAGCAAGAAGTTACTAGATACGCTGCGGCGACAGGGTCATATGGCTTCTCTAGTACAAGAATTAGTTTTAGAAAAAGAGCTAGAAACAGTCAATCTGGGGCTTGAAGAAGAACAGCGTCTGCTCAAAGAATTCAGAAGTACGAAGAATCTAGAGGATAGTGACTCCTATCTTGATTTCCTGAATCGCAGCCAGCTGGACGAGACCCTACTGCTTCAGAGTCTCAGCCGCCCATATAAAGTAGTGCGCTATCGCGAGCAACGCTGGGGTCACTGCACAAATACTCTCTATCTAAAAAATAAAGAGCGCTATGATCGTATTGTCTACCGATGCCTGGAAGCCATTGATGCCGATGTAATGCAAGAGGTATTCTTCCGGCTAAAAGACCGAGAGGACAGTTGGGAAAACTTAGCATGTCAGTTCCCTGGTGCCAAACCGGATGCAAATGCACGCCAAGGCCCTGTCTTGGCAGCAGACATTGAGCCTAAATTGCTACAAGCCCTTCGTTATGCTGGACCAGGACGGGTGATTAAGCCACTATCTCTGGGGACCAAAATTGTGGTCGCAGAACTCGAGAGCCTCAAGGCTAGCCACCTTGACAGTGAATTGCGCACCCGAATTCTACGAGAGGAATTTAATAGTTGGCTAAAGAAAGAATGCGCCAGGGTGCTTAGAAAATTGCGGTATTCGTGA
- a CDS encoding peptidase C39, whose amino-acid sequence MTATLTIRDRMQALRNIYVFSDTCEQSLRILASCSEKVSLRQGQTLLRADVVESHAFLLLEGSLRLLGRDPILDDLFTVSWLGPGELVGVIDLLRQGACEAAIARQPCQLLSFPLNLLFELMKEDLGLRDGLRQLQSPCEGAAVLGALLQRLNPPPKDAQAWILSQLKSSTDPEQGHEVFLLSSVVTGAEDLVGHSLSSEQREYISSRSSLPLRFWRWKETTQTATQQETLAVRAVPKIPETKNKNWKPGKTLDFAAIGLREAHSESDLQSFRPIRGQGLVAANLAALRMVSQAYDAPCPVDVLTRLLEGIVKRTGLVSIQDMGHLTELMGLQTQLGGVLLEQLHRLKLPVLVSRGRHFALLTKANHSHVMLADPEMGWLQLPSDEAHAMWGDQVQVILLNRLASTPKRRFGWVWFAPVLERFRWQLVQVLLASLLIQLFQLVNPLLIQQIIDKVINQGNLSALQVLGIVLIASTLFQGLLAAVRTWLLIDTTDRMDLLLGSQVIDNLLRLPLRFFEHRPVGELSQRLSELGNLRGFLTGTAITSTLDLLFAAVYILIMLLYSPLLTALALGTVPFYIGLILFAAPLYRRIIRRQMQFAARTQSHLIETLSGIQTVKAQHFELNSRWRWQEFYSRQITEGFKGTVLGSSTSEAGNSLNQLGSILIIWVGVHQVVNSKLSLGQLIAFRIIAGYVTGPILRLSSLWQGFQQANISMERLAEVVNQVPEADQRDADQIILPPIQGQVSFERLIFRFGRRGPYQIDGVDLQVPAGSFVGIVGPSGSGKSTLMKLLPRLYEPEQGRILIDGFDITKVNLKSIRQQIGIVPQDCLLFAGTIRENIAINCAEVSTEAIIRVARAAAAHDFIMELPNGYSTHIGERGTGLSGGQRQCIAIARTLLQNPNLLILDEATSALDYATEAVVCRNLQNVLRGKTVFFVTHRLRTVRHADQIVLMHRGKISEIGTHAELISRSGYYAALYFNQDSMFSEET is encoded by the coding sequence ATGACAGCTACTCTAACAATTAGAGACCGTATGCAAGCACTGCGCAATATCTACGTGTTCAGTGATACTTGTGAACAAAGTCTGAGAATTCTTGCCAGTTGCTCTGAGAAGGTAAGTCTCAGACAGGGGCAGACGCTATTGCGCGCTGATGTGGTGGAGTCGCATGCTTTCCTACTTTTGGAGGGAAGCCTGCGACTCTTGGGCAGGGATCCCATCCTTGACGATCTTTTCACTGTCAGCTGGCTAGGACCTGGCGAACTGGTAGGTGTGATTGACTTATTGCGCCAGGGCGCATGCGAGGCGGCTATTGCCCGTCAGCCTTGCCAGCTTCTGAGTTTCCCTCTAAACCTGCTATTCGAGCTAATGAAGGAGGACTTAGGACTGCGGGATGGTCTCAGGCAATTGCAAAGTCCATGTGAGGGCGCTGCCGTACTAGGTGCATTACTGCAGAGGCTAAACCCACCCCCTAAAGATGCACAGGCCTGGATTCTGAGTCAGCTAAAAAGTTCAACAGATCCTGAGCAAGGCCACGAAGTTTTCCTACTGAGTTCAGTAGTCACTGGTGCTGAAGATCTGGTGGGTCATTCGCTAAGTTCTGAACAGCGCGAATACATATCCAGCCGCAGCAGCTTGCCACTACGCTTCTGGCGTTGGAAGGAGACAACACAAACAGCAACTCAACAAGAAACGCTTGCTGTCAGAGCAGTGCCAAAGATACCGGAGACGAAGAACAAGAATTGGAAGCCGGGAAAGACTCTCGACTTTGCAGCTATTGGATTACGCGAAGCCCACTCCGAGTCAGATCTACAAAGTTTTCGACCAATTCGTGGCCAGGGATTGGTAGCTGCGAACTTGGCAGCACTGCGCATGGTAAGTCAAGCATATGATGCACCTTGCCCAGTAGATGTCCTGACAAGATTGCTTGAGGGCATTGTGAAGCGCACTGGCTTGGTATCAATTCAAGACATGGGCCATCTAACTGAATTAATGGGACTTCAAACTCAGTTAGGAGGTGTGCTTCTCGAGCAACTGCATCGCCTAAAGCTGCCGGTTTTAGTAAGTCGTGGTAGGCACTTTGCATTGCTGACAAAAGCAAACCATAGCCATGTGATGCTAGCTGACCCAGAAATGGGCTGGCTGCAGCTACCATCTGACGAAGCCCACGCTATGTGGGGAGACCAAGTGCAGGTGATACTACTTAATAGGCTTGCCAGCACGCCAAAGCGTCGTTTTGGTTGGGTCTGGTTTGCACCTGTGCTAGAGCGCTTCCGCTGGCAGCTAGTCCAAGTACTGCTAGCTTCACTGTTAATTCAGTTGTTCCAGCTAGTCAATCCTCTGTTAATCCAGCAGATAATTGACAAGGTAATCAATCAAGGCAATCTCTCAGCCTTACAGGTATTAGGGATAGTGCTAATAGCCTCAACACTGTTCCAGGGCTTACTAGCAGCAGTGCGTACTTGGCTACTAATTGACACTACTGACCGCATGGATCTTTTACTCGGTAGCCAAGTTATCGATAACTTATTGCGACTGCCGCTTCGCTTCTTTGAACACCGCCCTGTAGGGGAGCTTTCACAACGCTTGAGTGAGCTAGGCAATTTGCGAGGCTTCCTCACAGGTACAGCTATTACCAGTACTTTAGACCTGCTATTTGCAGCAGTTTATATCCTAATTATGCTGCTATATAGCCCCTTGCTTACAGCTTTAGCACTAGGCACCGTGCCTTTTTATATAGGCTTGATCTTATTTGCTGCACCACTCTACCGACGTATAATCCGCAGACAGATGCAATTTGCTGCACGTACACAAAGTCATCTCATTGAGACACTGAGTGGGATCCAAACAGTTAAAGCACAGCACTTTGAGCTAAACTCTCGTTGGCGATGGCAAGAGTTCTACTCTCGCCAGATTACTGAGGGCTTTAAAGGTACTGTACTCGGTAGTAGCACTAGCGAAGCAGGCAATTCTCTCAACCAGCTTGGCTCAATACTAATTATTTGGGTGGGGGTACATCAAGTTGTCAATAGCAAACTGAGCTTAGGTCAGCTAATTGCCTTTCGGATTATCGCTGGTTATGTTACAGGTCCAATCCTTAGACTCTCTAGTCTTTGGCAAGGCTTTCAGCAAGCAAATATCTCCATGGAGCGCTTAGCTGAAGTTGTTAACCAGGTGCCGGAGGCAGACCAACGAGATGCTGACCAGATCATACTTCCCCCTATTCAAGGACAAGTGAGTTTTGAGAGACTTATCTTTCGTTTTGGTCGGAGAGGACCTTATCAGATCGATGGTGTAGATTTGCAAGTACCGGCAGGCAGTTTTGTTGGTATCGTTGGTCCAAGTGGTAGCGGCAAGAGCACGCTGATGAAATTGTTACCACGGTTGTATGAGCCAGAGCAAGGCCGCATTCTGATTGATGGTTTTGATATCACTAAAGTAAACCTCAAGAGTATACGTCAGCAAATTGGCATTGTCCCACAGGATTGTTTACTCTTCGCAGGTACAATCCGAGAAAACATAGCGATAAATTGTGCTGAGGTGAGTACTGAAGCGATTATCCGTGTTGCACGTGCTGCTGCTGCTCATGATTTCATTATGGAGCTACCTAATGGTTATAGTACCCACATTGGTGAGCGAGGCACAGGACTGAGTGGTGGTCAGCGCCAGTGTATTGCTATTGCTCGCACACTCTTGCAAAATCCAAACTTACTAATACTAGATGAAGCTACTAGCGCTCTAGATTACGCCACTGAGGCAGTAGTCTGCCGCAATCTCCAAAATGTGCTGCGAGGAAAAACTGTATTTTTTGTAACTCACCGTCTACGTACCGTGCGACATGCTGATCAGATAGTACTAATGCATCGAGGAAAAATTTCTGAGATTGGAACTCACGCAGAGCTAATATCAAGATCTGGCTACTATGCAGCCCTCTACTTTAATCAAGATAGTATGTTTAGCGAGGAAACCTAG